Part of the Paenibacillus sp. FSL R7-0273 genome is shown below.
GTATGGGTTTGACGGTATCTTCTCTGCTTACAATGCTTATCCGGGGTACTGGCTGGAGAAGGAAGGTAAGGTGGTCTATGGTTCGGTCCAGCCGGAGACGAAAGAAGCGTTGGAGAAATTGAGAGAGATGTACCTGGCCGGAGTGATTGACCCGGAAACTGGAGTGCGTGAGGATCCGGGTGACCCCATTGCCAAAGGGAAGACCGGAATGTTCTTTGCACCATGGTGGGCGCCTTACACTGCTATCGGCGATGCTGTCAAGAATGATCCATCTGCCAATTGGCAGGCCTATGCGCTTCCGCTGGACAGCAGCGGGCAATTCCGGCCGCACATGAGCACCTCAACCAATCAGTTCCTGGTCGTCCGTAAGGGTTACGAGTATCCTGAGGCAGCAATGCTAATCCTCAACAATCTCGTTCTTGGAGAGAGCGAGGGGGCGTTTACGACAGAACGGGGACCCACCGAATATCCGCTGCGGATGACCTATGCTCCGGCTGATGAGACGGAGTTTGAGGTTAAAGCACTGCGGCAGGTGCTGGCGGGGACGAAGCGGGCGGAGGATTTCCTCAACCAGCCTGAATACAAAATGCTGCAAGCCGACCTCAAGAGCATCAGTCCGGTCAAACTGGGGCCTTATGACAAATACGATATCCAGTACTGGAACCCTGAAGCAGACCGGGCCATGTGGGTAAGGGCTTACGCCTTACTCGTCGGTGGAGGCCCACTAGTCGATAACGCGATCAACGGGGTCTACAGCGCCACATATACACAGACCCAAACGATGGAAACGAAGTGGCTCAAGCTTCAGCGGATGGAGGAGGAAGCCTTCCTGAAAATTATTCTGGGCGGTGCCCCGCCGGATGCCTTTGATCAATTCGTCCAGGAGTGGAGCAGGCTCGGCGGGGAACAGATTACCCGTGAAGTGCAGCAGCTGGTTCAATAAAAGACTGACGGCCGGCGCCGGTACAGCTGGTGCCGGATCTTGAATCTGAGCTACGTCCCCTCCAGAGGTCAGAGGATAACTTCATGCGCGCATTATATGTAAATATATCCCTTATAGTATAAATTAAGTATGGAGGCTCAAGCGATGGACATTCAACCTGCAAGTCAAAGTCCGGTTACCCCCAAGCTGCCAAAGAGGGCTCACAGCAAGGATAAGCTCCAGCTGTTCCTGATGGCGCTGCCATTTCTGGTGCTTGCGTTCCTGTTCTCCTATCTCCCGCTGTACGGCTGGATTTATGCCTTCTACGACTACCGGCCGGGTATTCCGCTTGCCGTTTCCGAGTTCATGGGCTGGGACTGGTTCACGTCCATGTTCTCAAATGAAGTACAGCGGCAGGAGATTATCCGGGTGCTGCGCAATACTTTTGCCATCAGCGGTTTGAATATTGCTACATCAGTATTGCCGGTGATCTTCGCGATCTTTCTGGTCGAACTGCGGAGCACGCGGTTCAAGAAGGTAGTACAGACTCTGACCACTCTGCCTAACTTTATCAGCTGGGTCTTGGTCTATTCCTTCGCCTTCATGCTGTTCTCGGTCGACAACGGGTTTCTGAACAATTTCCTGCTCGACATGGGCTGGATATCCCGCCCGCTCAACATTCTTGCTTCCGACGACCATACCTGGATGGCAATGACGCTATGGAGTGTATGGAAGGGCTTAGGGTGGGGCGCAATCATGTATATTGCGGCGATTACAGGCATTGACCAGGAAATTTATGAGGCGGCAAGAGTCGACGGCGCGGGCCGTTTCCGGTTAATGTGGCATGTGACTGTTCCCGGCCTGATGCCGACCTTCTTCGTTCTGCTGCTGCTCTCAATCGGTAACTTTATCAATAACGGAATGGAGCAATTCTACGTCTTCCAGAATGCAATGAACACGAATCATATCGAGGTTCTAGACCTGTATGTCTACAACATCGGGATGACCAATTCCAACTTCGGCTTTGCAACCGCTGTCAGTATGCTGAAATCCCTGGTCAGCCTGTTCCTGCTGTTTATTGCCAACACCCTGTCCAAAGTCATCCGCGGCGACAGCATCTTTTAACCAGCAGACCTGAAAAAGGAGAGTTGAGACCCTATGTCCGTCAAAGAGAAATTCTCATGGTTCCACTTCTTTAACTATGCCGTCTTTGCCCTCATCACGCTCATATGCGTATTTCCTTTCTATTATCTGTTCATCAATACGATTAGCAACAACGACCTCAGCAGCAGGGGACTGGTCATGTTCTATCCGAAGGGGCTGCATCTGACCAACTATATCGATGTGTTCAAAATACCCGGTCTGGGGCAGGCGGCGCTGGTGTCGCTCGGCCGGACGCTGCTCGGTACGCTGCTGACCGTTGCCGCTTCCGCTTTTCTCGGCTATCTGTTCACCAAGCAGATGTGGGGCCGCAGGTTCTGGTACCGGTTCCTCGTCATTACGATGTACTTCAACGCCGGGCTGATTCCTTGGTATCTGACTATGCTGCACCTGGGCCTGACCAACAACTTCCTGGCTTACATTCTTCCGGCTATAGTACAGCCATTCTTCATCATTCTGGTCAAAACCTTTGTTGAGTCCACACCGGTTGCCCTGCAAGAATCCGCTCAGATTGACGGAGCTGGTCATTTTAAGATATTCACAAGCATTATCTTTCCGCTCATCACACCGATACTGGCCACCATCGCGATCTTCTCATCAGTGAGCCAGTGGAACAGCTTTACGGATACGTTGTTTCTCGTAACGGACCAGAAGCTGTTCACGCTTCAGTTCATCCTGTACCGGTACATGAACGAGGCCACCTCGATCGCTCAGCTGATGAAGCAAACCACCGGGGCCGTAAATATCGACCTGGCCAACATGGCAACGCCGACCTCAATCCGTACCACAGTATCCATGGTCGTCGTCCTGCCAATTCTGCTAGTCTATCCATTCTTCCAGCGGTTCTTCGTGAAGGGGATTATGATCGGCGCTGTTAAAGGCTAAGATCGGCTGAGTTGTTCTTAAAGGGGGTGAGGCGGAATTACCCGGAAATCTGAGGAAGCTTAAGACCAACAGTATACACAAGGGGAGGAAGTCAGCAATATGAAAAAGAAATGGCTTGGAACGGCACTTCTCAGCGTTATGTGCGCAACGCTTGTATTTACTTCTGCGTGCGGCAATGGGAACAACAATAGTTCATCTAACAATGGTAAAAATACATCTTCATCCGCAGCACCGGGGGAGGGCAGCGGGTCCGGGACGGCAGGCAGGGAAGAGATCACGATCGATGTCTTCTCGATGCTGGCCAACTATGCCGGTGAGCAGCCGGGCTGGTTCGCCAAGCTGGTCAAGGATAAGTTCAATATCAAGCTGAACATTATTGCCTCCAATCTGGCAGGCGGACAGCAGAAAATTGCCACAATGATGGCCTCAGGCGATCTTGGGGACCTTGTTGTATTCGGCACCAACGGCAAGGATTATCAGGATGCGATCAAAGCCGGCCTGCTGCTGGACTGGACCAAGGATGATATGCTGAAGCAATACGGGCAAGGCTTACTGGACAATGCGCCAGAAGCGATCGAAGCCAATAAAAAGCAGTTCGGTGGCGGCACCTCTGTCTATGGCGTGGGCTTCGATGTAGGGACCGGTGAAGGACCATCCGAAGGAGCGACGATGAACTACGGGCCGAACCTGCGCTGGGATTTGTACCAGAAGCTTGGCAGTCCTGAAATCAAGACGCTGAACGATTATTTGCCGCTGCTGAAGCAGATGCAGGAGCTCGAGCCGAAGAGCGAGAACGGCCGTCCGACTTACGGCATCTCACTCTGGTCCGACTGGGACGGCAGTTATATGACACTGGCTAAAGTCATTGCCCAGTTCCACGGGTACAATGAAGGCGACGGCCTGAACCCGGCGGGAATGATCCTGACCCATCAGAATAAAGATGAATGGCAGGGCGTGCTTGATGAAGACGGCTATTATCTGCAGGGCCTGAAATTCTATTTCGACGCCAACCAGATGGGACTGCTTGACCCGGACTCCCTGACGCAGAAGTTCTCCGATGTATCCAACAAGATCAAGGACGGCCAAGTATTCTTCTCGCATTTCCCTTGGGTGGATAACGTGTATAACACGCCTGAGCGTACGGCAGAGGGCAAAGGCTTTGCGCTGGTGCCGTTTGCAGAAGAAAAGGTCACCTCTTACGGTCAGAGTCCTTATGGCGGCAACCGCGTGTGGGCCATCGGCTCGAAAGCCAAAGAACCTGAGCGGATCATGGAATTCCTGAGCTGGCTGTACTCTCCGGAAGGCGTAATGGAATCCAACTACGGCCCGAAAGGCTTGGCCTGGGATATTGACGAAAGCGGTAAGCCGTTCGTAACAGACTTCGGCTGGAAGGCGCTGCCGGCCAATGCCGAGCCGGTACCGGCAGAACTCGGCGGCGGTACGTTCAAGGACGGCACGAACCAGATCAACAATACGACACTGAAGCTGACGAACATCAATCCCGATACCGGAGAGACCTATGACTATAATCTCTGGCCTTCCACGCTGAATCACGATCCTGATCCAGTCACGAAGAGCTGGCGCGAAGCGACGGGCGTCATGACAGCGAAGGACTATTTTGTTAAAAACAATATGATCGAAGTTTCAAAGCCGTTCTTTACTACCGAAACTCCGGTAACCGTACCAGCGCAGCTGCAGCAGAAGATTGACGGCATCGGCAAGATTATCAAGGAATACTCCTGGAAGATGATTTTCTCCAAGAACGAGGAGCATTACAATCAGCTCAAGGCAGAAATGATCGAGAAGGCCAAGGGCCTCGGCTACGACGAAGCCGTACAATTTGAAGTAGGCAACGCCGAGAAGATGGTGTTTCCTCACAGGTAAGAGCTGGTTATAAACTGACAAAGCAAACAAGCACTTGGCATCGCCAGGTGCTTGTTTTGTTTTGAAATTCGTGAAATTATTAAGCCCAATTACAATTATGCAATGGCTGCCCTATTTATTATATTTTATAATTCACCTAATTTTCATTGCAGATTAATTATTTGATGCAAAGAAATAGACAGATGAGAGCACAGCAACTAAGGCTATAACAACACCTATAAAGTGATAGCCTTTAAATAAAGTTCTCTGTGGACGCGAGTATACCAATAAACCCGATATCAGAATGGTTTATTTTTTTGTGTCTTTACGCAGGGGTCATAACGCGGTCGCTTTATCACGATTGTTCTGAAGTGAAACGAGCCTGCCTCCAGTCGAGTACCTGAGCTATGTACATATACCCCCGGGCAAGGAATCCTTAATACGAAAAATAGGGCTCATTTTGGAATAAAAGTTGCATAATTTTCGGATATTTTTTGTATGTTTGTATATTATCCTATTCATTTTGTATATTATCATTTACATTTCGCAACGAATTATGTACAATTCAAACCAGGAGGTGAACGAATTGGGTAAATTAGGAAACCGAGTCCGTGAATTGAGGGCGAGGGACCGGTTATCACAAGAAGAGCTTGCTAAACGAGTAGGTGCTTCACGGCAGACTATTGCGCTAATTGAACGAGGGGACTATTCTCCTTCGGTGCTGCTGGGTCTGAAGATAGCTGCAGTGTTTGGAGTACTGGTTGAAGATGTTTTTTCAATTCAGGATGAGTAATAAGAGGAGCGTGTCAGTAATGGATAAAACTAATAAACAATTGAATGTACAGAGAGTGACGAGAATTATGCTTTGGGCGATGCTTGGGGCTGTTATTGGCTCTTTGTTGGCACTAGATCTAATTAAAGTTCCTCAGGATGTCGACTTCACTATTTCCTTTTTGTATGAATATGATCTCTTGTTTGGTTTACTGGCGTTCATTGTCCTTGTGCTATTGGTTTGGAATGTGAAAGGTCTCTCTCGCTTACATACCATGAATGGTGAACATGAGGATATAGACTTGCCAATGACTCCGAAAGAGAAGCTGCTGAGTACCCTTCTCAAAATAAGCACTTATAACACTATTGTTAGTATTATCTGGCTGTTTCTTGCTATAGCCCTTGCTTTAGATGGAGGCCAGTTGAACGACAATAATACTACTTACATGTTGGTTAACCTGGTCTGCAGTTGGGTCATGCTGTTTATTGCTGTGTACCTGCAGAAGCGTACTGTTAAAGTTTTTAACAAGGTTTATCCAAACCGAATGTTAAATTTTAACACCGGCAGTCAGAAAGAAGCTGAACGTGAGCTGTTTGCCAATATGGATGAAGGCGAGCGCTGGATCGTCTACCGTTCTGCTTACTCCGCATATAAAGCTACCAGTAAAATGCTATTAGCTGGAATCTTAATTTTTGTACTCTATTCTGTGATATTCGGCTTTGCTCCGTTACCTATTATCGTTTTGGGTATCATTTGGCTGGTACAGCATATGGCGTATTACCGGGAAGTAAGCAGACAGTGTAAATAATTCCTTATATAAAAAGGAGTGATTCTATTGAATTTATTATCTTTTCGCAGGCTCACCAGGATATGCATATTAACCTGTCTTGCCGCTGTTTTAACCCTGACTATTATCAATCCTGCTGTGCAGGCATCTGCGCTTTCTTCTGTTTCTGCTTCCGGGCAGGCTAAACAACTAACGGCAGAGAATGCAGAGGCATTTCTGCAACAATTTTTCAACAGCGAAGAGGTACAGGCGCAGCTCTCGGGTGCCGTTGTCTCTATCGTCAAGGATGGAAAGATAGTCGCGAAAGAAGGCTTCGGCTATGCAGACAAATCACTCGAAACAGAGGCAGATCCTGTCCAAACGGTCTTCCGGATGGCTTCAGTAACCAAAACTTTTACTGCAGTAGCTGTAATGCAGTTAGTCGAGCAGGGGAAAGTCGATCTGAATGCAGATTTTCAAATCTATACAGGTCCAATGAACTTCGAGAATCCATTTAATACGCCGGTAACGGTAGAGCATCTGCTCACTCATACCTCGGGGTTCCTGACCAGTGATTCCCGTCTGGAAATGATTAGCTACGATTTTGAGAACAAAATGACCATAGAGGATTATGTGCATCAGCATATGCCTTCTGTAGTCCGTGAACCCGGCACATCATACATGTATGACAATTTCGCATCTTTACTATTGGGTCTGGTAGTAGAGAAGGTCAGCGGGGAGCGCTTTGAGGATTATATGAATAAACATATTTTTAATCCGCTGAACATGAATAAAAGCGGGTTTATGTTGGAAGGACCATTGAAGAAAGACCTTGCAACAGCCTATAATGCTGCAGGAGACCCTTTAGACTTGTATACAGTACAACCAACCGTAATGCCGCATGGTGGAATGTTATCTACTGCCAATGATATCGGTATGTTTATGAATGCTTTTCTTAACGGCGGGACCGGAAATGCTCGTATCTTGGCCGAAAGCTCCGTCGAGGCTATGCAGGAATACCGTTCAGCTATCCATCCGAATATTCCTGATACTACATATGGATTCGAAGCGCCGTTTCAATTTCCTGGTGCAGGCAGCAGTCCTGAAATACTAACCAAGGCAGGGGACTTAATGGGTTTCAGCTCATATATGTTCTTAATGCCTGAACAGAAAACAGGTGTGTTTATTGCTTACAATCAGACCAGCGGGTTGCGGAACATGTTCTATCCTGCATTTATCCAGACCTTCTTTCCGCAATATGCCACACCTGCAGCGTTTAATCCCTTTGAACCTCAGAATGGCGCAGATCTCGAGCCATTCACTGGTTATTATACTGATCTGCGTTTGAAAAATTTTGTTTCTACCGTTACTGTAAAAGAAAATACGCTTACTATCAATGATGCATATCTGGGTATGCGTGAATTAAAGCAGATAGACGACAATCTTTTTGTAGATGAATTGACCGGATATTTTACTGGATTTGAGCGGGATGATACCGGAAAAGTCACTTATCTAAAAGAGGCTAACCTAAATCCTTTGGCATATGAGCAAAAGGGACTGGACACAGCAGGCTATTTGGATGTGACCAAAGCTCATCCGTATGCAGAACCAATTATGATGCTGCAATCCTTAGGCTATTATCCGAATGATCCATCTCTTAGCTTCAAGCCTGATGCAGGGATAACCCGTTCAGAATATGTAAGGCTTACGCTGGAGTGTAGCGGATTAAGCGGAAGTAAGACTGTTAAGATGGCATTTGCTGATATAGAAGGACATCCTAATGCCGCATATATTCAGGCAGCCATTGAGCTGGGTATGATCACAGGAACCGCTGACGGCAAGTTTCAACCGGATCGGGTCATATCACGTCAGGAGGCAGCGGTAATCCAGTGGAGATTGATAAGACAATTATATCCGGATGAGCTCTTCCAGGATGTGCAGTTGGCTGGACAAACGGACGAATGGGCATTACCAGCCGTAAGAATGGCTGTGGCGCTGGGATGGCATGGACCAGACATAAAGAAAGAGGCCGACGGCTCTGTCGATTTCAAATCCAAAGAAATACTGAGCAATAAGGAGAATGCGGCTATCCTGTATTCTTTACTGACAAAACCGATTGGGCAGATCGTTAGCGAATTAGCAGGGGGAGATAGAATAAGGCGATAACATAAAAAGAAATCCTACGTACTGGCACTGATATACATTGAATGTCCAAAATATGAATTGATAATTTACATAAGTTCTTATTTAAAGAAGCATGATTATTAAAACAACTCCTAATGAGTTGTTTTTTTGTAGACAATGTAGGCACTTGGCCATAATATGGGTCAAATTAAAGACCATTAAGAGTGTTGTTCCCAGTCGTAAAATAGGTAGATAACTTGGGAGGAGTTTTTGCGTTTGCAACCAGGGGACTTTGTGTCAATCATCAGTCGTAATGACAAAGATATAAGCTGGTTGAAGAGCCCCAAATCTAACCCAACTACATATGTACAAAATACGGGTTTTGTGAAGAAGTAGTAAGTAAACAATCCGGACCAGGCTGATTTAGGCTATTTTATGGCTGAATCCGAATGTTTCAGTAATGTGAATATTATGTAATTTAAGTGCTCTATGTCTTTCTTCTTTGTATTATTTTTTTTCTGAGTATTGTTTTTTATTTCTGATTTAGTTTTGATTTTATTTTCTTTAGTTGTTTGATTGTTGTTGTTTATTTTTTGGTGTTTTATGTTGCTACTAATGCTTTTACTTATATTGAAATTCAATTCTAATCCAGTTCCGGCTTACCGGTTTAACTAACCGCTGATTCGCACAATTTCAACTAACCCTTCAATATCAATTTGCACATTTTTACCATATATTATCCTTATATTATATTATTCTTGATTGTTTTATCATTTCTCCTTAAGCTTCTTCATTAGAGCCAGAATCCGGTTGTTTTTCGTCTCATCCTTTTTGGCCAATTCGATGTGATTAAGCTGCTCCCGCTTGATATAATCAGGCTGACCCAGGAACTGGTCCAGAAGCTGGTGATCCTCCAGGGTCTGTAATATGTTATCCGGTACGGTTACTTCACGCTTTTCCTCACATTTGGTTAAAACAACATGAAGCTGGTCGCCCAACTCTTTACGCACTTCTCTGCGGATAAATTCATTGTAAACTAAATAATGCCCGTTTTTTGACGGCAGCAAGGTATGCTCGAACTTGTGACCATCCACTGAGATTTGTACGGGTATCTTACCGCTGGTGTTGAATAATTCCTGAACGGAGTATGGGAAATAAATCACTTTCCATTTCATTTTACCTTCCAGCATCTTAATTTCACTGTCAAATTCAAAATTCATGATCAGCAGCACTCCTTTTATAAAAAAGCTAATTACGGTTCTACCATGATCAGTATATCCAACTTATGGGATTACGACTATATTCTAGACTTCGGAATCCAATCCCTGCCTGCACTTTACACGGCTGTTGGCAGATTTGTGAATCTCCAAGACTGCAGCCTAAGCTTTGTACTAAGCCCTCATCAACATGGATAAATATGACTATATTAAATTATAGCACCCGGAAAATCTTCCATTTCGTATGGATAAATATGTTTTTCCTAATATACCCTATCCCGTTCTGATCTATATAAAATGTAAAGGCAGCCAGTGCTTAAATGCATCAGCTGCCCTTCATCATATGAGCACCGTTAATTCACTAGCCTCACCCTGCTCATCCGTACAGTTATATTGCATCATCCATTTCCATCCGTTGCACGGCCTTAGTTATTCCGCCCATAATAAAGCTTCAGATTCGTCACATCCACCAGATACAGGATATCAATGCCCTTGGGGCTGCGGTCCACTGCAAGCCGCTCAATCGGGATGCCCGGAGCAAGCGAGGTTTCAGCCCAGCTGCCGCCTGTATGAACTGCCATGAAGGCGCGGTCCGTTCCGCTGCTTTTTACATAATAGATTCTTGCCGCATTACTTGCCCAAGTTACATCTATAGCTGCATTAGTCGGTGCTGCGTCAAAAACGGTCTGCAGGTTCCAGCCTGAAGCATCGTAAGTAGCCATTTTGACCGCAAAGCTTGTACTGCCTGCTTCACGGTAACGGTAAGCGATCACTGGCCGATTGGCAGAATCGATAGTCATTTTTGCGCTTTGAACGCCTGGTCCGCCCGGATCGCTCCCGCTCTGTACATAGGCTTCACCAGGAGCCAAAGGCTGCACAATGTCTGCTGTAGTCAGAGTCACCGGCGTTGTTACCACTGTTCCATCCGCTTTGGTAAATTCGTTCGCAGCCGGGCTGTATTTTAAATAGGACAGCTGATGACGCAGCGGACTGGCGGCAAAATGCGCCCATTCAAACAGAATGTGCAGATCCCCATTGGAATCAAACACCAGATCATCCGGATAGACAGACCGGTTCAGGTGGGTAGCAATCACTTTGACCTGAGTCCACACCGAATCGGCATTGTTCCAGCGGAAAAGCACTGCATCTCTTTTGCCGGCCGGATCTTTATCTGCACGCACCATTAAATACAAATCCCCGTTTGGAGCCGTAGTCACCACCGGATAGGTTACTGTCATGCCCTGAGGCAGTTCATCCGAGTGATTCTGGGGAATGCCGCCCACCGTATCTGAGCGGTAATACCGCCAGGGATTACTGTGCATGGAAGCAAACACATGAAACCTGCCGCTTCCGTCTCTGGCCACCGATGGCTGATTATGACCAAGATCGTCAAGATATTCTGCAGGTACATTCCCGTCCATAAGCGGAAGCTTGCTCCAATTCCCGTCATTGTCCCGTCGTGCAATAGCAACCGTATGTTTTCCCGGAATAGATCCCGGAGCATTATAAGCTATGTAAGCATACTCAAACCCCAGCCCGTACGTAGCAAGCGGTGACCACCATCCGGCCACATTGCTCGAATCCATCGGAAAAGGAACTGCCTCCAGCACCGGTGCCGCACTACCCGCTCCCGCCGGTACCAGAGTCAGCATGGCCATTATAACGGCCGCCAGCTTCCATTTTTTCAGTCTGTTCAAAACTTCCGCCTCCCTCATTTAAATGTTAGCAAACCATGCTGGCAGATCCTGCACAACCCCGCCCAATGTAAACGTATTCACAACAATCCGGCAACCTCCTCCTCTTAACTGAATATTGAGATCCAACAGCCCAAAGATAGCACGCCGCACACTGAAATGTTACTGTACTTTTGCAAGATTGCTGTATTAGCAGCCGGCGGATGTATGCTTCCTCACCAAAAAAAGAGAAGCCCGGATTCCGGACTCCTCTCAACGCATTACCACACGTGTTATTTGTTATTTCATTTCCCTGTACAATCGTTCCGTATCTTCCCGTCTGCAGAGCTCGCGCTCCGGATTCATCACTGCCGCAGCACCTGCAGCCACGCCATATCTGACCGCTTCCCTGAGCGGATGCCCCTGGGATAAGCTGTACACCAGCCCGCCCACGAGGCTGTCCCCGGCACCGACAACGCTGGCTACCTTTACCTTTGGTGACTGGATATGCTCTGAGCCCTCTTTTGTCACCAGCAGAGCCCCTTCACTTCCCAGGGAAATCACCACGACCTCCGTACGCCCTTCATCGATCAGGCTTAGCGCGGCGGCTTCGGCCTCCTGGTGGTTACTGATGGATCTTCCGCTAAGGTCCTCGAGCTCCCGCAGATTGGGCTTCAGCAGATAGACACCGGCGTCAGCGGCCTTCTGGAGCGCTTCACCCGACGTGTCAACGACGATCCGGACCTTCCGGGCTTTAGCAATCTCCGCGACCTTCCCGTAAAAATCCTTCGGGCATCCCGGCGGAAGACTCCCGCTGGCCACAATCATGTCCGGTACGGCTTCGAGCTCCTTAAGTGCCTGCAGGCAGGCTTCCCAGTCCTTTTCAATAAAGGACGGACCGGGCATATCAAAACGGAACTGCTTCCCTGTCGATTCCTCCAGCACAATCAGATTCTCGCGGGTCTGTCCTGTGATCGGTACGGTCTGCCAAGACACGCCTTCTTCATCCAGCATGCTGCCGATCAGC
Proteins encoded:
- a CDS encoding extracellular solute-binding protein codes for the protein MKGRQGIAALAAFMSLLLFAGGCRGAENSGPGVGQSRSRLLPGSSGKYEEPVTIRIGTTIESTRAMLEGETLVDNQYTRNIRSNLNIVVDYAFKASPANYNQKVSLAIASGDLPDAMIVGAVELREMVEADQLADLTDVYHTYASPVIKRIVDSTDGEALKSVTFGGKILALPNVQLRADGIHLLWLRKDWLDKLNLQRPQTMEELEQIARAFVEQDPDGNQKADTIGLAGPGSTGRLYATFLQSTNNLYGFDGIFSAYNAYPGYWLEKEGKVVYGSVQPETKEALEKLREMYLAGVIDPETGVREDPGDPIAKGKTGMFFAPWWAPYTAIGDAVKNDPSANWQAYALPLDSSGQFRPHMSTSTNQFLVVRKGYEYPEAAMLILNNLVLGESEGAFTTERGPTEYPLRMTYAPADETEFEVKALRQVLAGTKRAEDFLNQPEYKMLQADLKSISPVKLGPYDKYDIQYWNPEADRAMWVRAYALLVGGGPLVDNAINGVYSATYTQTQTMETKWLKLQRMEEEAFLKIILGGAPPDAFDQFVQEWSRLGGEQITREVQQLVQ
- a CDS encoding ABC transporter permease; the protein is MDIQPASQSPVTPKLPKRAHSKDKLQLFLMALPFLVLAFLFSYLPLYGWIYAFYDYRPGIPLAVSEFMGWDWFTSMFSNEVQRQEIIRVLRNTFAISGLNIATSVLPVIFAIFLVELRSTRFKKVVQTLTTLPNFISWVLVYSFAFMLFSVDNGFLNNFLLDMGWISRPLNILASDDHTWMAMTLWSVWKGLGWGAIMYIAAITGIDQEIYEAARVDGAGRFRLMWHVTVPGLMPTFFVLLLLSIGNFINNGMEQFYVFQNAMNTNHIEVLDLYVYNIGMTNSNFGFATAVSMLKSLVSLFLLFIANTLSKVIRGDSIF
- a CDS encoding carbohydrate ABC transporter permease, producing MSVKEKFSWFHFFNYAVFALITLICVFPFYYLFINTISNNDLSSRGLVMFYPKGLHLTNYIDVFKIPGLGQAALVSLGRTLLGTLLTVAASAFLGYLFTKQMWGRRFWYRFLVITMYFNAGLIPWYLTMLHLGLTNNFLAYILPAIVQPFFIILVKTFVESTPVALQESAQIDGAGHFKIFTSIIFPLITPILATIAIFSSVSQWNSFTDTLFLVTDQKLFTLQFILYRYMNEATSIAQLMKQTTGAVNIDLANMATPTSIRTTVSMVVVLPILLVYPFFQRFFVKGIMIGAVKG
- a CDS encoding extracellular solute-binding protein, which translates into the protein MKKKWLGTALLSVMCATLVFTSACGNGNNNSSSNNGKNTSSSAAPGEGSGSGTAGREEITIDVFSMLANYAGEQPGWFAKLVKDKFNIKLNIIASNLAGGQQKIATMMASGDLGDLVVFGTNGKDYQDAIKAGLLLDWTKDDMLKQYGQGLLDNAPEAIEANKKQFGGGTSVYGVGFDVGTGEGPSEGATMNYGPNLRWDLYQKLGSPEIKTLNDYLPLLKQMQELEPKSENGRPTYGISLWSDWDGSYMTLAKVIAQFHGYNEGDGLNPAGMILTHQNKDEWQGVLDEDGYYLQGLKFYFDANQMGLLDPDSLTQKFSDVSNKIKDGQVFFSHFPWVDNVYNTPERTAEGKGFALVPFAEEKVTSYGQSPYGGNRVWAIGSKAKEPERIMEFLSWLYSPEGVMESNYGPKGLAWDIDESGKPFVTDFGWKALPANAEPVPAELGGGTFKDGTNQINNTTLKLTNINPDTGETYDYNLWPSTLNHDPDPVTKSWREATGVMTAKDYFVKNNMIEVSKPFFTTETPVTVPAQLQQKIDGIGKIIKEYSWKMIFSKNEEHYNQLKAEMIEKAKGLGYDEAVQFEVGNAEKMVFPHR
- a CDS encoding helix-turn-helix transcriptional regulator — translated: MGKLGNRVRELRARDRLSQEELAKRVGASRQTIALIERGDYSPSVLLGLKIAAVFGVLVEDVFSIQDE
- a CDS encoding DUF3169 family protein, whose product is MDKTNKQLNVQRVTRIMLWAMLGAVIGSLLALDLIKVPQDVDFTISFLYEYDLLFGLLAFIVLVLLVWNVKGLSRLHTMNGEHEDIDLPMTPKEKLLSTLLKISTYNTIVSIIWLFLAIALALDGGQLNDNNTTYMLVNLVCSWVMLFIAVYLQKRTVKVFNKVYPNRMLNFNTGSQKEAERELFANMDEGERWIVYRSAYSAYKATSKMLLAGILIFVLYSVIFGFAPLPIIVLGIIWLVQHMAYYREVSRQCK
- a CDS encoding serine hydrolase; this encodes MNLLSFRRLTRICILTCLAAVLTLTIINPAVQASALSSVSASGQAKQLTAENAEAFLQQFFNSEEVQAQLSGAVVSIVKDGKIVAKEGFGYADKSLETEADPVQTVFRMASVTKTFTAVAVMQLVEQGKVDLNADFQIYTGPMNFENPFNTPVTVEHLLTHTSGFLTSDSRLEMISYDFENKMTIEDYVHQHMPSVVREPGTSYMYDNFASLLLGLVVEKVSGERFEDYMNKHIFNPLNMNKSGFMLEGPLKKDLATAYNAAGDPLDLYTVQPTVMPHGGMLSTANDIGMFMNAFLNGGTGNARILAESSVEAMQEYRSAIHPNIPDTTYGFEAPFQFPGAGSSPEILTKAGDLMGFSSYMFLMPEQKTGVFIAYNQTSGLRNMFYPAFIQTFFPQYATPAAFNPFEPQNGADLEPFTGYYTDLRLKNFVSTVTVKENTLTINDAYLGMRELKQIDDNLFVDELTGYFTGFERDDTGKVTYLKEANLNPLAYEQKGLDTAGYLDVTKAHPYAEPIMMLQSLGYYPNDPSLSFKPDAGITRSEYVRLTLECSGLSGSKTVKMAFADIEGHPNAAYIQAAIELGMITGTADGKFQPDRVISRQEAAVIQWRLIRQLYPDELFQDVQLAGQTDEWALPAVRMAVALGWHGPDIKKEADGSVDFKSKEILSNKENAAILYSLLTKPIGQIVSELAGGDRIRR
- a CDS encoding YdeI/OmpD-associated family protein, which gives rise to MNFEFDSEIKMLEGKMKWKVIYFPYSVQELFNTSGKIPVQISVDGHKFEHTLLPSKNGHYLVYNEFIRREVRKELGDQLHVVLTKCEEKREVTVPDNILQTLEDHQLLDQFLGQPDYIKREQLNHIELAKKDETKNNRILALMKKLKEK